A window of Hevea brasiliensis isolate MT/VB/25A 57/8 chromosome 14, ASM3005281v1, whole genome shotgun sequence contains these coding sequences:
- the LOC131172730 gene encoding YTH domain-containing protein ECT4-like: MLLLFSSLWIIAWKNGVMKASGKDGLPCGSTSFSCFSRDATSNTKGEVDGNSGIKGETDQESVGDLGIYNPPTSSYNYYYPEYNGSFTQLDDHGYRLITSGMQSDNGSLVYYLPGYNPYASGAVVGVDGQSVGQQAYFSSPGYLPHPVFYGSEAMPCYSWDSAYFSDVSNGNTGSQNGKYGSASTFAKSSGFNYMKSNDNTAGKSSKSTNTQAIRPLNKVSALGSDFSAGLSKGYHPVGNLPPFSIQKHGPFPHNCPMNYRQNGRIWNGNDRNKSGDRFYKNSDFETSNELTSGLRGSNKFPSLETAVKEDLGITVQRDQYNKPDFETKYADAKFYVIKSYNEDDIHKSIKYDAWASTPNGNKKLDAAFREAEQRS, translated from the exons ATGTTGCTTTTGTTTTCTTCCTTGTGGATAATTGCTTGGAAAAATGGCGTTATGAAG GCTTCTGGAAAAGATGGATTACCATGTGGCTCAACATCATTCAGTTGCTTTTCACGGGATGCTACTTCTAATACCAAAGGTGAAGTAGATGGTAATTCTGGTATCAAAGGGGAGACTGACCAAGAGTCTGTTGGAGACCTTGGTATTTACAATCCACCGACTAGTAGTTACAATTATTACTACCCAG AGTATAATGGATCCTTCACACAATTGGATGATCATG GGTATCGGTTGATCACATCAGGGATGCAATCAGACAATGGATCACTAGTCTATTATTTACCTGGCTATAATCCATATGCTTCTGGGGCAGTGGTTGGGGTAGATGGGCAAAGTGTTGGTCAACAAGCATATTTTTCTTCACCTGGATACCTTCCACATCCTGTTTTCTATGGATCAGAAGCCATGCCTTGCTATTCATGGGATTCAGCATATTTTAGTGATGTCTCAAATGGCAATACTGGTTCTCAAAATGGAAAATATGGATCAGCTTCTACTTTTGCCAAGTCCAGTGGTTTTAACTATATGAAGTCTAACGACAATACTGCTGGCAAATCCTCTAAGTCTACTAATACACAAGCAATCAGACCTTTAAACAAG GTGTCTGCATTGGGTTCTGATTTCTCAGCAGGTCTCTCGAAAGGATACCATCCTGTAGGAAATTTGCCTCCTTTTTCTATCCAAAAACATGGTCCATTCCCGCATAATTGTCCTATGAACTATAGACAGAACGGAAGGATATGGAATGGAAATGATAGAAATAAATCTGGAGACAGATTCTATAAAAACAGTgattttgaaacctcaaatgaacTAACTTCTGGTCTTAGGGGCTCTAACAAATTTCCTTCTCTGGAGACTGCTGTCAAGGAAGACTTGGGAATCACTGTACAAAGAGATCAGTATAACAAACCAGATTTTGAAACTAAGTACGCAGATGCTAAGTTCTATGTTATCAAATCTTACAATGAAGATGACATTCATAAGAGCATTAAATATGATGCATGGGCAAGCACTCCAAATGGAAATAAGAAGTTAGATGCAGCATTCCGTGAAGCAGAACAGAGATCTTGA